In a single window of the Rhodamnia argentea isolate NSW1041297 chromosome 2, ASM2092103v1, whole genome shotgun sequence genome:
- the LOC125313677 gene encoding laccase-14-like: MHYWYVDYGKMYLLRIVNVVVNAELFFAIADHNLTVVRMDGGYIKPIITTYIMISPRQTMDVLLTTNQPLGRYYIATRQYSSEDAEVTGFDHSIGSAILQYRGNYSLPSPPVFPNATLPLYLDFGAALRFTNQLRSLASEDHPVDVPGDVSTRMFITVSMGEIYCPNSSCTSVSGNKLGSSLNNVSWVNPSLDVLSAYYRNLSGSYTADFPDWPPSMYNFTGDDLPDSVDMTYQGTKVKVLNYNETVEIVFQGTNVLKGSMNHPMHVHGHNFYVVGTGHGNFDSKMDPRTYNLVDPPHVNTLGVPKNGWLAIRFTANNPGAHVVLALSSGPTHELGDGHGLHSEGWRDFRDESPTTPAYMPPCMDMGSYDISMQSSSIDHVQMQQL; the protein is encoded by the exons ATGCATTACTGGTACGTTGATTACGGGAAGATGTATCTCCTTCGAATAGTCAACGTGGTCGTGAATGCTGAGCTCTTCTTCGCCATCGCCGACCATAACTTGACGGTTGTCAGGATGGACGGAGGATACATTAAGCCGATCATCACGACTTACATCATGATAAGTCCGAGACAGACCATGGACGTGCTGCTCACGACTAACCAACCTCTTGGAAGGTACTACATCGCCACGAGGCAATACTCTAGCGAAGACGCCGAAGTCACCGGATTCGACCATAGCATCGGATCGGCCATCTTGCAATATAGAGGGAACTATAGCTTGCCGTCACCACCGGTCTTTCCAAACGCTACACTCCCTCTCTATTTGGACTTTGGAGCCGCATTGAGATTTACAAATCAGCTGAGAAGCTTGGCAAGTGAGGATCATCCGGTTGATGTTCCAGGAGATGTAAGTACGAGGATGTTCATTACCGTGTCCATGGGTGAGATTTATTGTCCCAATAGCTCTTGCACTTCGGTGAGTGGCAACAAACTTGGCTCAAGCTTGAATAACGTAAGTTGGGTCAACCCATCCCTGGATGTGCTATCGGCCTACTATAG AAATCTTAGTGGAAGTTATACAGCGGATTTCCCGGATTGGCCTCCTTCCATGTATAATTTCACGGGAGATGATTTGCCGGATAGTGTTGATATGACGTACCAAGGAACGAAAGTAAAAGTGCTGAACTACAATGAGACAGtggaaattgttttccaagGTACAAACGTGTTGAAAGGCTCCATGAACCATCCCATGCACGTTCACGGTCACAACTTCTACGTCGTCGGAACCGGTCACGGGAACTTTGACAGCAAGATGGATCCCAGGACATACAACTTGGTCGACCCACCCCACGTGAACACGCTCGGGGTCCCTAAAAATGGTTGGCTAGCAATAAGATTTACCGCTAATAATCCCGGTGC GCATGTGGTTTTGGCATTGTCATCCGGACCGACACATGAGCTGGGGGATGGACATGGCCTTCATAGTGAAGGATGGAGGGACTTTAGAGACGAGTCTCCGACCACACCTGCCTACATGCCGCCATGTATGGACATGGGATCTTACGACATATCAATGCAATCATCGAGCATTGATCATGTACAAATGCAACAGCTGTGA